The genomic window CATGGCGGCTTCGTCGTTGACAATGGTTTCCGTTGCGGGATTCCACTCCAGCGGCCGCCCGAGTGTGTTGGAAACGTACCCCAAATGGCCTGGCGTGATGGAACGGTGAGTGGTTTCTGCGGGTGAGATGCAAGCTTTGCGTCTCTTGATGCAGTCCAGAAAGTTACGCATGTGATCATCGGACCGGTAGACTTTTTTCGGCCCCGGATCAAATGCCTTGCTGGTCCACTCTTTGTTGGATGCCTGCAACTTTCCACGCGTCACAAACACCCAGCCGCTGTCGCCACGGAACATCACACCGTTTGGGTGCCGTGAACCAACGGATGTTTGCACTCCGGAAGCGTACTTGCACCGGATTTCATAATGGTGCGGTGTGTTATAAACCGTTGTCTCGGGAAAGATCCAACCGACAGCCTCGACCGATGTGGGACCGGAAAGATCCACATCCATTGCCCAGTGTGCGATATCGTTGTGATGCCCGATCCAGTCCATCAAGACACCTCCACCAAACGCGCGATGACCTCGCCACCATCGATGATGACGGGCCCGCATGTACGGTAGCTTGGGAGCCGGACCGCACCACATTTCATAGTCGAGACTTTCCGGTGGTTGCTGGATCGTCGGATCCCCCTGAGGCTCGCCGTAGCCCGGATGGAGTCCCACTTGGACCTCACGCAGACTTCCCAGATGTCCGTTGCGAATGATCTCCACGGCCTTACGAAATTCGCGGGAGCTTCGTTGTTGGCTGCCGGTCTGAAAAATGGTGTTGTTCTCCTGAGTCGCCCGATAGACTCGCTGCCCTTCGGCGAAGGTGTGCGTAACCGGCTTTTCGCAGTAGACATCCTTTCCATGGGCAATCGCGTCAAGGGTTCCCAAGGCGTGCCAGTGATCGGGCGTCGCGATGACCACCGCATCCACGTCCCGCGCCGCGTCGACCTCGCGATAGTCTTGAGTGACCCGAAGCCCCTTTGTGCTTGGGTCTCTTTTTTGAACATACTGCTTGGCCGCCTCCAGGCCATACGTTTTGCCTTTGCCCCAAGGCTGATCGCGATAGTGGAGCGTATCGACGTCACAAAGCATCGTGATTTGGGCGTCGGACTGCTGCAGCAAATTGTCGATCAGGTTGAAGCCTCGCGAGCCAAGTCCGATCACGCCGATGCTCAAGCGATCGCTGGGAGCGGTGCGTCCCTGCCCCATTGATGTTGCGGGAATAATGGTGGGTGCCACCGCCGCGGCAAAACCCGACTTTAACAGTTGGCGACGAGTGAGCATGATTGTTCGTCCTGCTGGTTAGTTGGAAGCAAAGGGAAAATTATCGCGACGCCCTCTCTGCGAATTCATCAATCCGAACGATAGATTGAGTGTCAACCGATTCTTGCGCCGCTAGGCAAAGCAGCACCGACCAGCGGCCATCGTCCGCGTTGCAGGCAATTGGCTGGTCGTGTTTCAGAACATCCGCCAGCATTTGGATTTGATCTTCCAGTTCGAACAACTCGCCCGTGACCTTGCCAACGGAAATGTCTTCCACCGCTTCACCGTTAAATCCTCGCAGCGCAAACGTCGGATGTCGCGTGCGATCGAGGGCCCCGCTCCACGATGCCCATAAGGCGCCCTTGGTGCCGGTGACTTTAACGGTTTGATGATGCTCAAAAGCGCTGAGTGTTTGGGAAACCACCGCATACGCTCCGCCGTGGAAGTTCACCAACGCACTGAAGTTGTCCTGTAGTTCGGGGTGATCCGGCTGCCTGGAATTTGCCGACGCGACGACACTCTGAGGCTCGCCGCGGCCGCCGAGATACCAGCGAGCCAAGTCGAAGAAATGGATCGGCTCTTCCAGGATCCAATTTCCAACGCGATCGATGTCGTACCGCCAACCGTCAGAGCCTTGGCGGTACGGGTTTCGAGACAGCTCCACGAGCGCGTACTGAGGATCGCCCACGTAACCTTCGTCGATCAACGACTTCACCTTCCCCCATAACG from Roseimaritima ulvae includes these protein-coding regions:
- a CDS encoding Gfo/Idh/MocA family protein; translation: MLTRRQLLKSGFAAAVAPTIIPATSMGQGRTAPSDRLSIGVIGLGSRGFNLIDNLLQQSDAQITMLCDVDTLHYRDQPWGKGKTYGLEAAKQYVQKRDPSTKGLRVTQDYREVDAARDVDAVVIATPDHWHALGTLDAIAHGKDVYCEKPVTHTFAEGQRVYRATQENNTIFQTGSQQRSSREFRKAVEIIRNGHLGSLREVQVGLHPGYGEPQGDPTIQQPPESLDYEMWCGPAPKLPYMRARHHRWWRGHRAFGGGVLMDWIGHHNDIAHWAMDVDLSGPTSVEAVGWIFPETTVYNTPHHYEIRCKYASGVQTSVGSRHPNGVMFRGDSGWVFVTRGKLQASNKEWTSKAFDPGPKKVYRSDDHMRNFLDCIKRRKACISPAETTHRSITPGHLGYVSNTLGRPLEWNPATETIVNDEAAMKLLLENEYRASWGE
- a CDS encoding Gfo/Idh/MocA family protein: MNNTSLRFGLIGFGAWGKHHADAIRKTEDVELAAIAARSEASAAAAKEAFPNAAVFTDYRKMIETMDLDLVDVVVPSHLHHEMGTAVLESGAHLLLEKPMGVSVSECDDLVRLAKEKNLHLAVGHEFRLSSLWGKVKSLIDEGYVGDPQYALVELSRNPYRQGSDGWRYDIDRVGNWILEEPIHFFDLARWYLGGRGEPQSVVASANSRQPDHPELQDNFSALVNFHGGAYAVVSQTLSAFEHHQTVKVTGTKGALWASWSGALDRTRHPTFALRGFNGEAVEDISVGKVTGELFELEDQIQMLADVLKHDQPIACNADDGRWSVLLCLAAQESVDTQSIVRIDEFAERASR